GGTGTGCAGGGTGACCGGGACGATCACCGCCTTGATCAGCACCACCAGCTTGAGCAGCTCGCCGATGCCGAAGAACAGCATGAACAGCGGAATCCAGGCCAGGGTCGGGACCTGCGCCAGGGCGCTGAAGGTCGGCAGGATCAGCCGCTCGGCCCGCCGGCTGAAACCCAGCCAGGCGCCCAGGGCGAGCCCGCTGGCGATGCCGGCGAACAGGCCCCAGGCCAGGCGTTTCAGGCTGATGCCCAGTTGCAGCCAGAGCTCGCCGCCGAGCAGCTCGCGGGCGGTCTGAAGCACCAGCTCCGGGGTCGGCAGGATCTGCGCCGACATCCAGTGCCGGTGGCTGGCGATCCACCACAGCAGCGCCAGCATGGCCGGCACCAGCCAGGGCAGCGCGCGGGAGGTTGAAGCCCACGGCAGGCGCGGTGTGACGAGCGCCGGACGGGGAGTGGGGAGGGCAAGGCCGGAGGCTTTAATAATATTCTTCATTGGAATATGAAAAATCCAATCAATGCATTTATGAGCTAAGAAAGGTCATTTAAGGGAAGCCCCTCCGCTGCGGCCAATGCATTCGAGGAATATTTTTTATGCCTTCCGGGCATTTCCGCGCGGAGCCCGAGCGCATCTGATTTAGGTCTTTCAGTTACTAAAAAATAAGTTTTTATTATTTTATTCGCGGACCAGGAGCTGCCTTTAGTGCCTCCCACGCATTCATCCATTGCAGGAGGCAGGCGCCATGAAGGCCCTCACCCAACAGTTGCTGTCCCTCTTCGCCGCGCCGCTGCTGGCCGGTCTGCTCGGCGCCTACCCGACCTTCGCCCAGGCCGCGCCGGTGAAGGAAATCCGCATCGCCGTGCCTGATGTCAGCGCCGGCCCGAAGCCGTCCGGCGGCGGTATCGTGGACGTGCTGCACACCCGCCAGTTGCTGGAGAAGGAGTTCGCCGCCGATGGCATCCAGGTCAAGTGGACCTTCTTCAAGGGCGCCGGCCCGGTGATCAACGAGGCCCTCGCCAACGACCAGGTGGACTTCGCCTACCTGGGCGACCTCGCGGCGATCATCGGCAAGTCCAGCGGGCTGGACACCCGCCTGCTGGCCGCCACCGCGCGCGACGTCAATCACTACCTGGGCGTACAGCCGGGCTCCGGCATCAAGTCCCTGGCCGACCTCAAGGGCAAGCGCGTGGGTATCTTCCGCGGCACCGCGAGCCAGTTGTCGTTCGACAACGCTCTGGCCAGCGCCGGGCTCTCGGAGAAGGACCTGAAGGTGATCAACCTCGACTTCAGCGCCGCGCTGGCGGCCCTGGCTGCCCGGCAGATCGATGCCACCTGGGGGCTGGCGGGATTGTTCGCCCTGCGCGAGAAGGGCCTGGCGGACATCGTATTGAGCACCCACGACCTGGGCGGCGCCGGCACCCTGCAGGCGGGGCTGGTGGGCAACGGCACGTTCGTCGACGCCCATCCCGACCTCACCGAGCGGCTGCTGAAAGTGCAGCTGCAGGCGGTGCAGTGGGCCAGCGCCGAGACCAATCGCGATGCGTATATCGAGCTGGTGTCGAAGCAGGCCAGTTACCCGGCGCTGATCTTCAACAGCGAGTACCGGGATCGCGCGCTGGCGGAGGTGTTGTCGGCGAAGTTGGATGCGGACTTCCTGGCGAAACTGGATGCTTCCATCCAGGCCGCGAAGCGCTACGGGTTGATCCGGCGCGAGTTCAAGGCGGCGGATTGGGCGAAGCCAGAGTTGCAGGAGGCGGCGGGCAAGCAGATTGCCGGGCAGCCGGTGGCGGTGGTTCAGTGAGACAGGGCGCCTATTGCGGACAGGAGGCACTGATTTCGTAGGAGCGGACTCCGTCCGCGATGTTCTTGCTCTTCGTAGGGCGAGTAACGTCTCTGGCGTTATCCGCCGTATCGGGGTTAGGTGTTTCTGCGCCGCTTCGACGTGCACTGAGAGATTTTGTTTCGCCCCCTCGGGCGAGTCCCTTTTGGCAAACGCCCCAAAAGGAACCAAAAGGTCTTGCCCCATCATCCGGGTCCCGCTTCGCGGGACTTCCCTCGCTCCATCGAAGTTTCAGGGGCACGCGTCGACGGGCCATCCCTGGCCCGACGACGCTCTCGCGGCATCCATGCCGCTCAACCCCTGAAACTCCGATTCCACTCGGCCTCCTGAAGGGGCGCTCCGGTGCGTGCGGATATTTCTCTGGAAGTCTTTAAAGCCAGAGCCAGAGCCAGAGCCAGAGCGGAGCTGTGCTCCTGTAGGAGAGACGGGGGCGCCTAGCCCTTGTCCGCGAAGGCTTGTCACAGCACCCACGTTGCAGGATGAACACCTGTAGGGCGAATAACGCGCAGCGTTATCCGCCGCGATGGGTATCGCTTC
This Pseudomonas sp. ATCC 13867 DNA region includes the following protein-coding sequences:
- a CDS encoding ABC transporter substrate-binding protein, whose translation is MKALTQQLLSLFAAPLLAGLLGAYPTFAQAAPVKEIRIAVPDVSAGPKPSGGGIVDVLHTRQLLEKEFAADGIQVKWTFFKGAGPVINEALANDQVDFAYLGDLAAIIGKSSGLDTRLLAATARDVNHYLGVQPGSGIKSLADLKGKRVGIFRGTASQLSFDNALASAGLSEKDLKVINLDFSAALAALAARQIDATWGLAGLFALREKGLADIVLSTHDLGGAGTLQAGLVGNGTFVDAHPDLTERLLKVQLQAVQWASAETNRDAYIELVSKQASYPALIFNSEYRDRALAEVLSAKLDADFLAKLDASIQAAKRYGLIRREFKAADWAKPELQEAAGKQIAGQPVAVVQ